The stretch of DNA AAATCGCCCTGCCAAACGAGGTCGTAGTAAGCAGCAAGGACCAATTCCGGCGCGAGGGACACATGATGCTGAGGCGGGTGGTTCGCGTACGCGTACACGGTCACGTTTAGGCCAAGCACAAAATGCTGCTGAGGATGATGATTTTGACGCGGATCAATTTCTAAATCAGGATGCCGAGTATGGCGAACCTGAAGAACCGCAACCTGATGAACCGCAACCTGATGAACCGCAAATTGAAGAACCGCAACAACCACCACGACGGAGACCGCAACAGCGACCACGGCAACCACGACGAGATGCAGCAAATGAGGGTTATGGAGGAGGACCAAGTGATATGTCATTATTAACACAATACGGAAATCATAGGGCGGTTCCGATATGGGATGCAGAACCAGATGATCACGAGGTACCGTTAagtgtattaattgttttattaaatgtattaattgttttaaatactgtgattatgttaattaagttttcaatgttttgtgttgttggaaTTTTTCAGGTTTTAAAGAGGACTCTGCGTTGCCAAGCTAGCGGGAAAAAGGTTATGGACATCGTCAAACCGCCTCGTAGTGAGAGGTGGTTTTGGGATCCAATAGAAGCATCGGGATTGGAGCCGCTTACCCGTGTCAATTTTAGCGTACTTGACTATGGGGTTATATGGCCATTTGTTGAAAGATGGCATCCGGAAACAAGTACTTTCCACCTTCCATTAGGTGAGCTCGGCATCACTTTGGACGATGTACAATGTCTGTTACATCTTCCAATCCAAGGAAAGTTTTTGAACCATACGAAGATGTCAAGGGGAGAAGGGGCTGACATGGTTAGTTCATATCTAGGAGTTGAGCGAGAGGATATTGATAAAGCATTTGCCGAAACCAACGGGGTACATTTGAAGCATACTACCCTGCAAACTCTATACACAACAAACCAGACGTCTGCTGAAAGAGCGATTGCTGAAAATAAGCCGGCGCATGTTGTTAGGCTTTACAGGGAGAGGAGCGTAAGGGCTTTTATGCTACATTTGGTCTGTTGTACCATATTCAGCAACAAGAGCAGTTACTACGCGGATGTTGTGTATTTGCAGTACTTTCAAGATTTGTCATGCGTTCATGAATGGAATTGGGGTGCTGCTGCTCTTGTTCATCTGCAGCATTATTTGGATCACGGGTCTGCGGTTAGCACGACTCAGATGGCTGGCTACATGTCATTTCTTCAGGTAAAAATATATGAGCGTTATATAagatattatttgtatttgtctAATTTGTCACATAGACTATGTTTGGCTATAATGAATCTTGTTCGTCATACTTTCAGGGATGGATTATTGCGCACTTTCCGAGACTTAGTGTGTGGGTGGAGGCTCCTAGATATACAGCGAACATGCCACTAAATTCAAAGGTTGTTCCTGGGCAAGGACATAAGGATGCAGCTGGATATAGAAGCAGTTTGGACAATATTCAAACTTACGATTGCGTGTTCAGCCCGTATGATGCCCACCGACAAGTGCGACCTTTGATAAATGCATGTTGGTTTTCTGGATGGTTAAGGTGTGGTAAATTGAAAGCCAAGCATTTGCCGGAACGTGTGCTAAGACAATTTCAACATGTGCAAGGCATTCCAAGAAACCCGAGTATGTCTGCAACGCCGGGGATGAACTTGTGTGAGATAGATCGTGTGTTTACGGAAGAATTGGAGCTGAGAATGATAGATGAAGAGATGAGGGGTCGGCCTGTTACAAGCCCGTGGGACACTGAACCCGGATATATGTCATGGTTTTATAGAGTGTCGCATCCAGTTATGCGACCCGTAGAAGCTCCTGAATCACCACCAAGGCCACCTAATTTAGAGGTGTTAATAGAGGCGGCGGAAGCTAGAAATGACCCTAATCTAATGCAAGTTTGCCGGAGTGTCAAGGTTGAGGTCGAAAGGGCAGTTCGCGATGGTGAGGCGGTTGAAGGAACTCCAATTCATGGTACTTTGCAGCGGATTCTGAATTTGCTTAATCCGATACTTGCTTATAGGCGAATTAAGCGGGGGAAGGGGACACGCTACCACACTCGGGGGTAgactttgtttgtttttgtaacTTTAATGTTGACGTGGTTGTTTATAAACTCtgatgtttgtttttatttttgatgtaactTTGATTATGACAATCGGATGTAGTACACTACGTATTTTAGTATCGTTTAATTCGTAATTTGTTACCGGTTGTTACGTTTTTTATTAAtcgctaaaatatttttagattgGATGGTTAATATGTTGATGCTCTGTCATATATAACATACTAAAATGTGTTATAAACAGGTTTGGACCTCAAATGTGTAGAGGTGGTGCAAGGCAGAGACTCACATTGACTGGTTTTTTGGCCTGATATACTTCGGTTTATACGGCTCGAAATTGTTTAAATTCCCAGTAATTTCGGTTTGTATCAATCGAAACTTAAGTTTCGGTTTCTGCGGGTCGAAATGAGTTATATTTTGCGAAATTCATGTATATAGGGGGTATAAAAGACATGATGGGGGGGATTGAAGAATGGTATGATTGAAGAAAGGTAGGATTTAACTCGATATTAAAATTGTTTCGATAGAACTCTAATATTGAAACGAACTTTAATACTAAAACGAAATtagacaaatcaaacacaataaacGGAAATTAGGAATTACATCGGAATGAAATTGTTACAACGCATCAAATGGAAACATGATTTCGATCTTCCGGACGAACAAGGCTAGCAAGGATGGCTTCGACAGATCTTGTCAGCGTTGCATCTAATTCGATAGGCCCCCTGTTGCTATACTGCTCGAAAATTGAGAACATAGTTTCAATATCATCATTGTTTTCAAGCATCATATCGGTGAAGGAAATGCGTCCGTCGGGACCGATCGACGGTTTACGGTACTTGAGACTCGAAACTGTTCTATTATCGTTCTGGTTGTTGGTGGTACGATTCAGCTCGTtcagttgttgtttcagaccatCGAACGTTTCACCATCGTTAATGCGAAACAAAATTGGTTTTTCGTGGTTGAAGTAAACTGCTGCAAGGGTAGATCTCAtgtgttgtgtgagtgagaCATCCATTTTTTTGTGAGTTGAGTGTTGAAAAAAGATGTGGTAATGTACATTAATTTATAGATCATATTGTTGCACATTATTGTGGTAGGTGATGGTTAATGTGGTAGGTGATGGTTAATGTGGTAGGTGAAGTTTAAATGGTAGGTGATGGTTATTGTTGCAcatattgattaattaaaaaacttaCAACTTATATTGTTAATTCAAACATTCATTAACTGAAAATTAcgtaacataatataaaattcaacaacaacataaacggataatcaaaacataaacgGAAAATCAACAACATAAGGTAGCATACAAACGTGGATATTTCGGATCAATTTCAATCCAGTCGAACATTTTTCtcacatcttcatcatctttcaACTCTTTCCATTCGTATTTCCGTGGTGCATCATCATATCCTCCAACATGGTCAGCTGCCAGATCGATATATGACTCATAATACGCTAGTTTGTCTATTTTGATTTGTCTAGCGTATTTGAAGCGATACATGGCTTCAATCGTATTTTTGATAGTTTGAAGAGTTGTTAAAGTGTTTTTCAAATCAACGCAGAACAACTCGTCGTTACCGCGAAACTTGATTGAAAATGGATAAGAAGTCGCTAAATTGTTTTTAACAAACCGTTTTGAAGTACTCATTTTGTAGAAAacgatttcaattattttctaaCTCTCCCTATACGTATTTATAATACATAGAAATCAATAATATCCACATATATTGTCGGTGCAATATCGACCACGAATATCGACCACGAATATCGACCACGAAAATATTGTCGGTGCAATATCGACCACAAAATATTGTCGGTACAATATCGACCACAAAAACTTGTCGGTGCAATTTCGATCATTTTTCACATAATACCTACCTTTCTTCAATCCCCCCCATCAAGTCTCTTATACCCCCTATATTCTGTTGcgcaaaatttaaatttctttcgACTCGCAGAAACCGAAACATAGGTTTCGAttaatataaaccgaaattaCTGGAACATTTCGGTTGATAAAGATCGAATTATGCAGAAACAAGGCCAGGTTATGCAGAatcacttgcagaaccacctcAAAATCGTCGAGGTCAAAAcctgttttttctttcaattcattTCCAAAATTATATCAGGCTAAATACAATTTGTTACAACATTTCATAACCAAAGTTTCATAATCATATTTCATAACAATAATACCAAAGTTCAATATACAATAATACCACATTTCATAACCAAGGTTCATGTGTAAATTGCGCATACAAAGTTAATATGTTACAAAGCATAATCGGCATGGTATACATCACAAAATAATGCGCTTAGCTACCCTTTCAAAAAATAGTGCGCTTAGCTaccatttcaaaaaataatgcgCTTAGCtaattcaaaatgaaactactaAAATCTACTACAATTCCAACGGATCGTCTTTGCTACCCTTTCCAATCGTGACCAAGTCATCGCCTGCTCTTTCAATCGTCAACAACTCACCAAACTTTTGCATTCTATCCAAAAACATGGGCTCCCATTCTGCAGCTTCTTCGGAACAAGAGTTTTTCCACTGATGAGCCGTTGGAGGTATCGGACATCCTACTTTCAATCGCACTAACACAAAGTGGTCAGCGAGCGCGCCGATGCAAATAATCTTGGAATCCAAGTCTGACGTGTCTGCTGGAGGTTTGCCACGCAATGGGAAACAAGTTCTAGATGCTCCACACCTTTCCATATTTGATAGTTGAACAACAACCCTCTGAAAATGAGTAGCCACAACGTAACCCATATCCGGAAAAGTAAACCATTTGTCCTTGGTTGCAATAGCATGTTTACTCCTTCTCGGTGGTGGGAAAAGTGCATCCGTGACATACTTGTAACGCTCAGTATCGAACAACTCCACATATGATTCCTTATGCAATCTCAGCTCCCTCTCCATGTTCAGTCTGATCAACTCATAATCTTGTTGATTTCCTTTTTGGTGCAAAGCTACCACACGGTATCCACAATAACCGTCACCTTGAACGTCAATAATATCTTCAATAAATGGGTGCATGAACTTCGGCATATGGTTGATAAAAGGAATTTCAGGAGGTGCTGGAGGTGCTGGAGTCAAAGTACTGATGACGAGTTCTTTAGGCACCTCAGGCACT from Trifolium pratense cultivar HEN17-A07 linkage group LG5, ARS_RC_1.1, whole genome shotgun sequence encodes:
- the LOC123886829 gene encoding uncharacterized protein LOC123886829 — its product is MEENVGRGRHGKPSNANASARRELAANRPAKRGRSKQQGPIPARGTHDAEAGGSRTRTRSRLGQAQNAAEDDDFDADQFLNQDAEYGEPEEPQPDEPQPDEPQIEEPQQPPRRRPQQRPRQPRRDAANEGYGGGPSDMSLLTQYGNHRAVPIWDAEPDDHEVLKRTLRCQASGKKVMDIVKPPRSERWFWDPIEASGLEPLTRVNFSVLDYGVIWPFVERWHPETSTFHLPLGELGITLDDESF
- the LOC123884841 gene encoding protein MAIN-LIKE 2-like — translated: MSRGEGADMVSSYLGVEREDIDKAFAETNGVHLKHTTLQTLYTTNQTSAERAIAENKPAHVVRLYRERSVRAFMLHLVCCTIFSNKSSYYADVVYLQYFQDLSCVHEWNWGAAALVHLQHYLDHGSAVSTTQMAGYMSFLQGWIIAHFPRLSVWVEAPRYTANMPLNSKVVPGQGHKDAAGYRSSLDNIQTYDCVFSPYDAHRQVRPLINACWFSGWLRCGKLKAKHLPERVLRQFQHVQGIPRNPSMSATPGMNLCEIDRVFTEELELRMIDEEMRGRPVTSPWDTEPGYMSWFYRVSHPVMRPVEAPESPPRPPNLEVLIEAAEARNDPNLMQVCRSVKVEVERAVRDGEAVEGTPIHGTLQRILNLLNPILAYRRIKRGKGTRYHTRG
- the LOC123886831 gene encoding uncharacterized protein LOC123886831, producing MDVSLTQHMRSTLAAVYFNHEKPILFRINDGETFDGLKQQLNELNRTTNNQNDNRTVSSLKYRKPSIGPDGRISFTDMMLENNDDIETMFSIFEQYSNRGPIELDATLTRSVEAILASLVRPEDRNHVSI